Proteins encoded in a region of the Bacteroidales bacterium genome:
- a CDS encoding class I SAM-dependent methyltransferase — translation MKPKKLYHPQVFNDKDWAERYYIKNKKKIEKTGQRFVKLLIKSDFNGKKVFDAGCGFGSIAIEIAKAYPKTEIIGIDLAEPLIKIGQSLIIKEGLEKQITLKKGDVQKIDSPDNTFDLVINSYLLHIVENPVKMLNEIERITKPDGIIMITDLRKCWLKYLMKKFNVSYTIQEAEKIIAQSNIRQSKVTKGFFWWDYMTNFRQID, via the coding sequence ATGAAACCAAAAAAACTATATCACCCGCAAGTTTTTAATGATAAAGATTGGGCAGAGAGATATTATATAAAAAACAAAAAAAAAATTGAAAAAACAGGTCAAAGATTTGTTAAACTTCTTATAAAAAGTGATTTTAACGGAAAGAAAGTCTTTGATGCCGGCTGTGGTTTCGGTAGTATTGCAATCGAAATTGCGAAAGCATATCCCAAAACGGAAATTATCGGTATTGACCTTGCAGAGCCTTTAATTAAAATAGGTCAAAGTTTAATAATAAAAGAAGGTTTAGAAAAACAAATTACTCTGAAAAAAGGTGATGTTCAAAAAATTGATTCTCCGGATAATACTTTTGACCTTGTAATAAATTCATATCTGTTGCACATAGTCGAAAACCCGGTAAAAATGCTTAATGAAATTGAAAGAATTACAAAACCCGACGGTATAATTATGATAACCGATTTAAGGAAGTGTTGGCTCAAATATCTTATGAAAAAATTTAATGTTTCTTATACAATTCAAGAGGCGGAAAAAATTATTGCTCAATCAAATATCAGACAATCCAAAGTAACAAAAGGATTTTTTTGGTGGGATTATATGACAAATTTCCGGCAAATTGATTAA
- a CDS encoding outer membrane protein assembly factor BamE has product MKKYILITLLGLISSLYSCSQEKNTMKNKTYNAEIEYPYSASKQRKNIILDNMNKLKPGMNENDVVQILTLPDEINATYPLYITVKDTTGFSYIYIIKRKHELDSRLEPNDKSIAIHFDLNKTLISAYAIGIPEFNAIMPQSANTELLGSRITTDEAIKKSMIIPISETQKIIYQKPIIAVCVATENPPEPLQVLIEHCYYYHKFEVKEIISGEIINEFEGDYNTYIPNNEQCIQKDKPYIMILGEIKAEGAYHIVKVLNDTETNREKIKSSINKLSYLIKKK; this is encoded by the coding sequence ATGAAAAAATACATATTAATAACACTATTAGGGCTGATAAGCTCTCTTTACAGTTGCAGTCAAGAAAAAAATACTATGAAAAATAAAACATATAATGCTGAAATTGAATATCCCTATTCAGCTTCGAAACAAAGGAAAAATATTATCTTGGATAATATGAACAAGCTAAAACCCGGAATGAATGAAAATGATGTTGTTCAAATATTAACTTTACCTGATGAGATTAATGCAACTTATCCTTTATACATTACAGTCAAAGACACAACAGGATTTTCTTATATCTATATCATTAAAAGGAAACATGAACTTGACAGCAGACTTGAACCTAATGATAAATCAATAGCAATACATTTTGACTTAAACAAAACATTAATAAGTGCTTATGCAATCGGAATACCGGAGTTTAATGCAATTATGCCGCAATCTGCAAATACTGAACTGCTCGGAAGCAGAATAACAACAGACGAGGCAATAAAAAAATCAATGATTATTCCGATTTCCGAAACACAAAAAATAATATATCAAAAACCAATTATTGCTGTATGTGTTGCAACAGAAAACCCACCCGAACCTTTACAAGTATTAATTGAACATTGTTATTATTACCATAAATTTGAAGTAAAGGAAATAATTTCCGGTGAAATAATCAATGAATTTGAGGGTGATTACAATACATATATCCCTAATAATGAGCAATGTATTCAAAAAGACAAGCCTTATATTATGATACTCGGGGAAATCAAAGCAGAAGGTGCATATCATATTGTAAAAGTACTTAATGATACAGAAACTAACAGAGAAAAAATAAAATCAAGTATTAATAAATTATCATATCTGATAAAAAAAAAGTAA
- a CDS encoding carboxypeptidase-like regulatory domain-containing protein, with amino-acid sequence MKKTAKIFQLITAVLFFMLLYSCDCLQTAGGTVYDDETKQVIDSVFVKKKDSKFDNAYTDKKGCFRIESIDGKPFACPPMTVVISKTGYEPVIIDIENGENKNIYLKKMNKLKSDFILIARVENVVFFNPMGMGAVKFSLEKIAKGDSVNSEFVIKFQYFKEFGNMLPDEYKNSKEFKEEKKKSDKIYTLKIGEKYIIGFNKNTGKDKKAYIQDTNWELDDFMKFENH; translated from the coding sequence ATGAAAAAAACAGCCAAAATATTTCAATTAATAACAGCAGTATTGTTTTTTATGTTGCTTTACTCTTGCGATTGCTTACAAACTGCCGGCGGAACAGTATATGATGATGAAACCAAACAAGTAATTGACAGTGTTTTCGTAAAAAAGAAAGATTCAAAATTTGATAATGCATATACTGATAAAAAAGGATGTTTTCGTATAGAAAGCATTGACGGCAAACCTTTTGCTTGTCCGCCAATGACTGTTGTAATAAGCAAAACCGGTTACGAACCGGTAATTATTGATATAGAAAACGGTGAGAATAAAAATATATATTTAAAAAAAATGAATAAACTAAAATCAGATTTTATATTAATTGCAAGGGTAGAAAATGTAGTATTTTTCAATCCGATGGGTATGGGAGCTGTAAAATTTTCATTAGAAAAAATTGCAAAAGGCGATTCTGTAAATTCTGAATTTGTAATTAAGTTTCAATATTTTAAAGAATTTGGAAATATGTTACCTGACGAATATAAAAACAGCAAAGAATTTAAAGAAGAAAAGAAAAAATCTGATAAAATATACACTTTAAAAATTGGTGAGAAATATATTATAGGCTTTAATAAAAATACAGGAAAAGATAAAAAAGCTTATATACAAGATACAAATTGGGAATTAGATGATTTTATGAAATTCGAAAATCATTAA